From Lycium ferocissimum isolate CSIRO_LF1 chromosome 12, AGI_CSIRO_Lferr_CH_V1, whole genome shotgun sequence, one genomic window encodes:
- the LOC132039334 gene encoding uncharacterized protein LOC132039334: protein MVNSDDTELTQTNIKTNPVNDHSSPFYLHPSDSPGMLLVNSLFDGKGYTGWNRAFIIALSAKNKLGMIDGTVEMPDASDPDHKIWTRSREIWKELATRFGRWCNGAQLYQLQKELSDAVRTSDIAGYFTKVKKIWDELNALITFDHCSCKCICGGKVKTIKSHQDGRLIEFLMGLNNSYSSVKSTVTMMDPLPTVGSAYSLLIQEEKQREVYMEAHPSEAAFMVSNQKYNNNVQRFANNNQQKYAGSEAKYKGNFITKMQECFAHTAK, encoded by the exons ATGGTGAATTCAGATGACACGGAATTGACCCAAacaaacatcaaaaccaatcCTGTAAATGACCATTCTAGTCCCTTTTACCTTCACCCATCAGATTCACCGGGGATGTTGCTAGTCAACTCCTTATTTGATGGAAAGGGATATACAGGTTGGAATAGAGCTTTTATTATAGCTTTATCAGCTAAGAACAAACTGGGAATGATTGATGGCACAGTTGAGATGCCTGATGCTTCAGATCCAGATCACAAAATATGGACCAGGT caagagaaatttggaaagaGTTAGCAACAAGGTTTGGACGATGGTGTAATGGTGCTCAACTTTATCAACTTCAAAAAGAACTTTCGGATGCGGTAAGGACTTCAGATATTGCAGGTTATTTCACTAAGGTTAAGAAAATATGGGATGAGCTTAATGCTCTTATTACTTTTGATCATTGTTCTTGCAAATGTATTTGTGGTGGGAAGGTTAAGACTATCAAATCCCATCAGGATGGGAGACTGATTGAGTTCCTAATGGGACTGAACAACAGTTATTCCAGTGTTAAGAGCACCGTCACGATGATGGATCCCTTACCCACTGTGGGATCTGCCTATTCTTTGCTTATTCAAGAAGAGAAACAAAGAGAGGTATATATGGAAGCACACCCCTCTGAGGCTGCTTTTATGGTGTCAAATCagaaatacaacaacaatgtTCAAAGGTTTGCTAATAACAATCAACAGAAATATGCAGGATCTGAAGCAAAGTACAAAGGAAATTTCATAACCAAAATGCAGGAATGTTTTGCACACACTGCAAAATGA
- the LOC132039335 gene encoding uncharacterized protein LOC132039335, whose amino-acid sequence MSIKVVVEGLTLNIISAYAPCGRLRRGGEEAILGGFGRGSGRHTTHLREAIRGGGDFNGHIGSISGGYDDVHGGFGFGDGNGGGVALLDFARAFGLVIANSSFPKKEEHLVTFRSSVAKTQIDFLLLRQDDKGLCKDCKVIPSDNLTTRHKLSKYGFRDQDDEKEEGRGCSA is encoded by the coding sequence ATGTCGATTAAGGTGGTCGTTGAAGGGCTTACTTTGAACATCATTAGTGCGTATGCGCCATGCGGAAGGCTTAGGCGAGGAGGAGAAGAGGCGAttttgggaggatttggacGAGGTAGTGGGAGGCATACCACCCACCTGCGAGAAGCTATTCGTGGGGGAGGTGATTTCAATGGGCACATCGGGTCTATTTCGGGGGGTTATGATGATGTGCATGGAGGTTTTGGCTTCGGGGACGGGAATGGAGGAGGAGTCGCACTTTTGGATTTCGCAAGAGCTTTTGGGTTGGTGATAGCCAATTCGAGTTTTCCAAAGAAGGAggagcacttggtaaccttCCGTAGTTCGGTGGCTAAGACTCAGATAGACTTTCTACTCCTTAGGCAGGATGACAAAGGTCTGTGCAAAGACTGTAAGGTCATCCCGAGCGACAACCTTACAACCCGACATAAGCTCTCAAAGTATGGATTTAGGGATCAAGATGACGAGAAAGAAGAGGGTCGTGGGTGTTCGGCCTAG